ACGCCACGTAGTTTGCGCCACGGCGGCGCCCCTACCCCGCTTGCATAGGGGTGGGTAAGCAGATTCATTGGCGGTAGCGGTCGACTGCAACGGGCTAATAGAGGAGCGAGTGGAATCGGGCGTTGAGCAGATTCGATGATCTGATCTGAAGCGCCCAGTCCAAGCCGGTCTGCGGTCACTCCGAGCAATTCAAGCTGTCGATCGTCCGCCTCGCGCTCGGCGAGCGTTCGCTGCAGCCAGAAACTGGCCAGACTGCGCTCGATGATCGCGGGCTCCCGATCGGCCGCGGTTGCGATGAGCTGCTCCTCGGCGCTCGGCCACGGCGACATTTGAACCCGCAATCCGTTGTCGGGAATCTGATCGACGTACAACGCTGCCAGCGGAATCAACGCTTCGACCCGCCATCCTGCCTCGCTGAACCAGCTCTGCCAGGCCTGCATGTTCTCGTGCTCGACCACCGCGGCGGCTACCCGCCCATCCGCTCGGCGCGGTCCGGCAACGAAATGCAGCTCCTCGAGCTCCTGACCGAGACTGTCCTCCAGTGCAAAGGGAAGCGCAGCTCGAATCGCCGCCTGGCGTCGAACCGGCATCGCCACGCGATACAGCGTGACAGCGGAAGCCGGTACCAACCCTCGAATGCGCTCGGCGGGAAAGCGAGTGCGTAACTCCGCCAGCCGGCTTTCGCCGCTGTCGAGGACGCTCCCCTCCTTATCAAGGCGCCACCAATTCCAGGTAGCGGGCGCTTGGGTCGAGGCGCTTTCCGATTCCGGTAAAAGTACTATCAACATATTGCCGATCCGTTGTCAGGGCTCACAGGCCGTTTGTTCTCGAAGCACCACTTTTCCGTTGGGTGCGTCAAGCAGGGTGCACTGGTAATAACGTCGTTCGCCAAACTCGGCGACTATCTGCAGGCGCATGTACCAGGGCGCTTCCTGCGGTGCCGGTCGCTCCGCGAATACTTCCTTGATGACGTCGCTGCTTCGTTCCAGATCGATAGCGCTGGCAGCACCGGGGTAAGCCGTCACGTAGGGCGAGAGGGCCTGCCAGGCTTCGCCGGTCATACCGCTGACGCTCACCAGCTCCGACGCCGTGATCATCGGCCGGTTTCCGGATACTTTCGGTGGGTCAGCCAGTCGATAAACCGGATCGTCCGTTTCCGGATTCATCCAGTCGGTCACCGCCACAGCCAACTGCGCACCGGACGGCATGCTGACCCCCGATTCCTGAGAGGCCCTGTCGACCAGGCTGGCGAAGTACCCTTGCTCGACCTCGTCTGCGCCAGCCAGCGCATTGACGTTGTAGCGACACTGCATATTGTCCAGCGTCGCCTGCAAGCGGATGCCGTCCACTTCGAACGGGAGCACCGGTGACAGACATGTGTCCCAGGGCAGATCATCGGGCCCGCCAGCCTGTTCGAGAACCTGTAATACCATGGCCTCGGCACCAGCCGCGATGTGCCTGGACATGTCTCGCTCGAACACCGCGCTGGTGCGGCGAATGTCGGCCTGACCACGCAGGGCCATGGCCACCGCTGCAACCGTCGCCAGCGCTACCACGAGCAGCGCCGTGACCAGAGCGATACCCCGCTGTCTGGTCGGCTTCACAGTCCCACCGCCATCAGCCGGCGTACCGGACCTACACCCGGTAAATCGAGCACCAACTCGACCGCAAGCGGCAAAGAGGCGCCCTCACCATCCGCGTCCGCTGGCGGCCAGGATTCGACTCGCTGCAGGCCTTCCTCGGTGCGAATGATGAAGAAGAATCCGCTATCGAGCCCAAGCACCTGTTCCGTACCGACCAGCTCGGCGAAGGGTCGCACCCGCATCGCCTCGGTGTCGACGATATCGATGCCCGGCCACATTTCGCGCTCCAGGCCCCGCTCGGTGATCCTCCAGGCGGTACGGCGGATACGCTGGTCGCCGCCAGCGCCGGCCCGCACCAGCTCCAGCAATTCCGTATCGCCACCCGCACGCAGACGCAGCGGCGGCAGGCTATCGCCATACTCATCGCGAACCGCGACATCAATGACCTGGGCGAGATCGCGCTCCAGGACGCTCAAGGTCACCTGCAGATCCGCGAGACGCTGAGCCTGTTCGCGCGTGACCGCATCTGCGTCCAACACCGCGCGCAGCCCTTGATACGCGACCATGCTCATGATTGCGAACACGGCCATGGCGACCAGCATTTCCAGCAGTGTGAAACCGCGCGTCCGGCGTGAGCGGTGAATCATGGCAAGACAAATCCGGTGACGTTGGCTCGCTGGTGCTCTTCGCCACGTTCAGCCATCCAGACCCGGACATCGATACGCTTGACCGGCGGCAGCGGGAAGGGCGCGGTGGCGGTAAAGTCGCTCACGTTCGCCTCATAGCCGTAGCGATACGGGCCCATTATCACCTCTCCGGTATGGTTGCCGTCTGCAACCGCCCGCATACCGGCTTCGTATTCAGCGAGCACATTCTGCCCGGCCCAGTGCGCCAGCGTGCGCTCCTGCAGATAACCCGTGTTCCGGGCGTGCTCGGAACCGGTCTTGACCAGCGCAGCTAGTGCCACCCCGAGTACCGTCAGGGCTACCAGCACTTCGAGGAGGGTAAACCCGCGATCAGTCTTCCGGCTGCGCATCCAGCACCTCTACCCGGCCATCCGCACCCACCTCGATGTGCCGTTCGATTGTGCTGCCAGGCTTGCGCAGCGTAATCACGGCGGGCGTCATTTCGCCGGTGTTGCTCAGTCTTATGTGCGGCTCCCAGCCACTGGTCTGCGGCAGCGCAAGGCGCTTTTCCTCCACTACCAGATCGAGCTCGACAATCTGCTGATCGATGGGATGCGGGCCGAGCTGCGTGTCGGTCACCGGTCGCCATTCGCGAGTCGCATCATCAAGCAATACCAGTTCGAGGAAGCTGTATCCATCACGCCGCAAGCCGAGCGCGCGCTCGGCCTGGCCGGTGATCATGGTCTCGTCCCTCGCCAGCCTGAGGACGCCTGCCAACCTATCAGCCTCGCTGCGAACCTGTCGTTCTGCCCCGTCGCCGACCGCCAGGGTCGCCAGACTCGCAACGATGCCCACCAATACCAGCACGACGAGCAGCTCCATGAGGGTGAACCCTCCTGAGCGGCCACACTGGTAGGGTTGGGCTCTGTTCATTACTGCTGGTCCGCGGAGCGCTCGATGTTCCAGTTGCCGATATCGGTGTTCGAACCCTCGCCGCCCGGACGGCCGTCAGCACCCAGGCTATACAGGTCGAATTCGCGACCATCGCGTCCGGGCCGCAGATATTGATAATCGTTACCCCAGGGATCTTGCTGGAGACGGTCGATGTAACCGCCGGAGCGCCAGTTGCGCGGAGCATCCGTACCGGTCGGCCGGGTGACCAGCGCGCCCAGACCCTGCTCCGTGCTGGGGTAGTTGAAGTTGTCCAGGCGGTACAGGTTCAGTGCGCTCTCCAGCGCGCGGATGTCATTCTGCGCCTTGGTCGTGCGTGCCTGGTCTGGCCGGTCCATGACTCGCGGGACGACTACCGCTGCGAGGATGCCCAGGATGACCACGACGACCATGACTTCGATCAGTGTGAAACCGCGCTGCAACGCGGCGGAGCGAGTAAATGTCTTTGCCATTGTTCAGTTAACCAGTGTGTTGAGTTCGAAGATCGGCAACAGGATGGCGAGCACGATGATCAGCACTACGCCGCCCATTGCCAGGATAAGCAGAGGTTCGAATACACCCATGACGATAGCGATCCGCGCCTCCAGTTCGCGCTCCTGCGTTTCCGCAGCGCGCTCGAGCATCTTGTCGAGCGTACCGCTGCTCTCACCGCTCTTGATGAGACTCAAGGTCATCGGCGGAAAGTAACCGCTGCGCTCCAGCGAGTGACCGACGCCAGCCCCTTCACGAACGCGCTTTGCCGCGTCGCCCACCGCTTCGCGCATCGGCACGTTGGAAACCACGCTGGCACTCATGTTGAGCGCGTCGAGCAAGGGTACTCCGCTTCCGGCGAGAATATTCAAAGTACGCGCGAATCGCGCCGTATTGAGACCGCGGGTCAAGCGGCCGATCAGCGGCAAACGAAGCAGCCATCTGTCCCAGGCGCGGCGCGGCCCGGGCCGCTTTAGAAGCTGCTTGGCGACTACCACGCCGACTACAAGCGCTACGAGCATGAGCAGGCCCCAGTCCCGGAGCGTGTCGCTGGTAGCGATCAGGGCGCGCGTCAGCCAAGGCAGCTCCTGATTCATGCCGGCGAAAACCTGCACCACCTCCGGCACCACATAGGTCAGAAGCGCGACCGTCACCAGAATCGCGACCGCAGTGAGAATCGCGGGATAGAACATGGCGAGCATGATCTTCTGGCGCATGGCATTCTGCGCTTCGACGTTATCGGCCAGACGCTCGAGTACCACATCCAGACGGCCGGCCTGTTCGCCAGCGGCGATCGTGGTGCGGTAGATGGCAGGAAACACCGATGGAAACTCGCCTAGCGCATGCGCCAGAGGCAGACCTTCCATGACGCGAGTTCGCACCGCTGACAGCGTGGAGCGCACTTTCTGCGACTCGCTCTGGCGCGCCACCGTACCCAATACCTCTTCGATGGGCATTCCGGCCCGTGCCAGCGTTGCCATTTGCCGCGTTGCCAACGCCAGCTCTAGCGGCTTGATCCGTCGCTGCATGACCGGCATGCGCAACGTCGACTG
The nucleotide sequence above comes from Halopseudomonas xinjiangensis. Encoded proteins:
- the gspL gene encoding type II secretion system protein GspL, giving the protein MLIVLLPESESASTQAPATWNWWRLDKEGSVLDSGESRLAELRTRFPAERIRGLVPASAVTLYRVAMPVRRQAAIRAALPFALEDSLGQELEELHFVAGPRRADGRVAAAVVEHENMQAWQSWFSEAGWRVEALIPLAALYVDQIPDNGLRVQMSPWPSAEEQLIATAADREPAIIERSLASFWLQRTLAEREADDRQLELLGVTADRLGLGASDQIIESAQRPIPLAPLLARCSRPLPPMNLLTHPYASGVGAPPWRKLRGVAIAAGILLAVLGAQVLSEWLVLSSERDRLQADINALFDRTLPDSRRVQPVTQFRQILDGAGGQGASGTGSMGPLLYEALAVTNAGGKGRITQFRATPAEVEIELQLQSFADLEAIRESLAAKQGLRENLQGADSGAEGVTARLKIERGES
- a CDS encoding GspH/FimT family protein, giving the protein MELLVVLVLVGIVASLATLAVGDGAERQVRSEADRLAGVLRLARDETMITGQAERALGLRRDGYSFLELVLLDDATREWRPVTDTQLGPHPIDQQIVELDLVVEEKRLALPQTSGWEPHIRLSNTGEMTPAVITLRKPGSTIERHIEVGADGRVEVLDAQPED
- the gspF gene encoding type II secretion system inner membrane protein GspF; the encoded protein is MPAFEYVALDQAGRTKKGVEEGDSSRQVRGRLREQGLMPMSVNQIAERQSTLRMPVMQRRIKPLELALATRQMATLARAGMPIEEVLGTVARQSESQKVRSTLSAVRTRVMEGLPLAHALGEFPSVFPAIYRTTIAAGEQAGRLDVVLERLADNVEAQNAMRQKIMLAMFYPAILTAVAILVTVALLTYVVPEVVQVFAGMNQELPWLTRALIATSDTLRDWGLLMLVALVVGVVVAKQLLKRPGPRRAWDRWLLRLPLIGRLTRGLNTARFARTLNILAGSGVPLLDALNMSASVVSNVPMREAVGDAAKRVREGAGVGHSLERSGYFPPMTLSLIKSGESSGTLDKMLERAAETQERELEARIAIVMGVFEPLLILAMGGVVLIIVLAILLPIFELNTLVN
- the gspI gene encoding type II secretion system minor pseudopilin GspI yields the protein MRSRKTDRGFTLLEVLVALTVLGVALAALVKTGSEHARNTGYLQERTLAHWAGQNVLAEYEAGMRAVADGNHTGEVIMGPYRYGYEANVSDFTATAPFPLPPVKRIDVRVWMAERGEEHQRANVTGFVLP
- the gspJ gene encoding type II secretion system minor pseudopilin GspJ, giving the protein MIHRSRRTRGFTLLEMLVAMAVFAIMSMVAYQGLRAVLDADAVTREQAQRLADLQVTLSVLERDLAQVIDVAVRDEYGDSLPPLRLRAGGDTELLELVRAGAGGDQRIRRTAWRITERGLEREMWPGIDIVDTEAMRVRPFAELVGTEQVLGLDSGFFFIIRTEEGLQRVESWPPADADGEGASLPLAVELVLDLPGVGPVRRLMAVGL
- the gspG gene encoding type II secretion system major pseudopilin GspG, whose amino-acid sequence is MAKTFTRSAALQRGFTLIEVMVVVVILGILAAVVVPRVMDRPDQARTTKAQNDIRALESALNLYRLDNFNYPSTEQGLGALVTRPTGTDAPRNWRSGGYIDRLQQDPWGNDYQYLRPGRDGREFDLYSLGADGRPGGEGSNTDIGNWNIERSADQQ
- a CDS encoding type II secretion system protein GspK, encoding MKPTRQRGIALVTALLVVALATVAAVAMALRGQADIRRTSAVFERDMSRHIAAGAEAMVLQVLEQAGGPDDLPWDTCLSPVLPFEVDGIRLQATLDNMQCRYNVNALAGADEVEQGYFASLVDRASQESGVSMPSGAQLAVAVTDWMNPETDDPVYRLADPPKVSGNRPMITASELVSVSGMTGEAWQALSPYVTAYPGAASAIDLERSSDVIKEVFAERPAPQEAPWYMRLQIVAEFGERRYYQCTLLDAPNGKVVLREQTACEP